The nucleotide sequence ATAAATTAATTTTTAAAACTTCCTTGGTCTCTATATTTGACAGAGGTCATATAAATGTTCTGAGAAGTATGTTTTAGGAGGATAAACTTGATAAACTACATATGGTTCTTTATTTTAGCTTGTGGAATAATTGTGGGGCTAATTACAGGCAAGGGGGAAGCAATCTCCCAGTCTATAATCAAGGCGGCAAACTCTCCGGTAGAATTGCTCATAGGTATGGTAGGTCTGCTCTGCCTTTGGTGCGGAGTTATGAAAATTGCCGAAAAAAGCGGACTTACAGGAAAGCTGGCAGCCTTGATGGAGCCTGTTTTAAAGAAAATCTATAAATCTGCTGGAAGAGACAAAAGCGCATTGGGAGCAATAGTAATGAACCTCACCGCAAATATGATGGGCCTATCCAATGCTGCTACTCCTTTTGGAATAAAGGCAATGGAGGAGATGCAGAGGTTGAATCCTGATAAAGAGACTGCCAGCGATGATATGGCCCTTTTCTTGGTAATGAATGCCGCCTGTATTCAGCTGTTGCCTGCAACGGTAATATCCTTGAGAGCTGCAGCCGGCTCATCTAACCCAGGGATGATAATTCTTCCCGCCATTTTGGCCACTGCCACGGCAGCCTTGGTTGGAGTTATCTGCTGTAAGATTCTTGAAAAGTTTTTCTAAGGGGTGGGAGTGATGAATTACATAATACTAGCCATAATACCTATAATTGTTGGATCAGTTACCATATATGGCATTTTAAAGGGTGTAAAGGTATATGAATGCTTTGTGGAAGGGGCCAAAGATGGCATTTCCATATGTATACGAATATTTCCTTATCTCCTGGCTATGCTGGTAGGGGTTGGAGTTTTTCGTGCTTCAGGGGTCTTAGGTTATTTTACAGCTCTTATAGCCCCGGTAGTTAAGCTAATCGGACTACCCAGTGAGATTGTACCCTTGATTTTTATCAAGCCTTTGTCCGGAAGCGGTGCCATGGGAGTATTTACAGACATACTAAAACAGTATGGTGCAGATAGCGCCATTGGAATAATAGCATCCATTATAATGGGGACAACTGAAACCATATTTTATACCCTGACTGTATACTATGGGGCTGTGGGTATAAAGAAAATCAGACATACTCTTTGGGCGGCGATTATAGCAGACATCACAGCAATTATAATGGCAGTGACCTTAGCAAGAACTTTATTAGGTTGATAGTGGAAAGTTTTACATATATAATAATAGGTAAATAATAAATGTTAATTATATAGAGAAATGAGGGGAAAAAATGATAGAACTTTCTAATTTAAGTAAAAGCTATAACGGGAAAGTAAAAGCTGTAGATAACTTAAATATTACTATTAATGATGGAGAGATCTTCGGCTTCTTAGGTCCTAATGGCGCAGGAAAAACCACCACTATAAAAATGATCACCGGAATTATAGATAAGGATGGGGGAAGTATCAAAATAAACGGTATAGACAACAGCGAAAGGCCCCTGGAGGCAAAAAAGCAATTTGCCTATGTACCGGATAGCCCTGACATGTTTTTAAGATTAAAGGGCATAGAGTATTTGAACTTTATGGCGGATATCTATGAGGTTCCAAGGGAAAACAGAAAAAGTAAAATTGAGATGCTTGCAGAGAGATTTGAAATGACAAATGCTCTGGGAGATCAGATACAAAGTTATTCCCATGGTATGAGGCAAAAAATAGTGATTATGGGGGCCTTGATACACGAGCCTAAAGTGTGGATACTGGATGAGCCTTTAACGGGTCTTGATCCTAAGTCCTCCTATATTTTAAAGGAAATGATGAGGGAGCAGGCGGATAGCGGAAAAACCGTATTTTTCTCCACCCATGTTTTGGATGTGGCTGAGAAGGTATGTGATAGGGTAGCCATTATTAACAAGGGGAAGATATTGTTCTGCGGCAGCATTGGTGAGATGAGGGAGCATTTTAAGAGTAATGAGTCCCTTGAAAAAATGTTCTTGGAGTTGACTGAAAATGAGTAAGTTATGGATATTATCAAAAGTACTGCTAAAGAGTAATCTATCTTCCTTAGGTAAGAAGAAAAAAACAAAGATATCGCCATATTTGACGATGATTTTGCTGCTTAGTATTTTTGGGGCCTCCTTTAGTCTGCCAATAGGAATCTTATTTGGTAAAATGTATGACATGCTGGAGACCATTCAGCAGCAGGGGGCATTACTCACTCTTGCCATTGGAGCAGTGAGTGTAACCATATTTTTATTTGGTATATTCTATGTACTGGGGGTATTCTACTTCTCAAGGGATGTGGAGCTGCTCCTGCCATTACCTTTAAAACCATCGCAAATATTAGGAGCAAAATTCATAACTGTTTTGCTATATGAGTATTTAACGGAGGCTGTAATGCTGCTGCCGGCATTTATAGCCTATGGAATAAAGAGTGGTTCCAGCATTGTATATTATCTATATTCTTTAATTATATTTTTGCTTGTTCCTATAATTCCCCTAATCTTGGCTTCACTGTTGAATATGATCATTATGAGGTTTACCAATATCGGTAAACATAAGGATGCCCTAAGGATAGCAGGTGGAGTAATTGGCTTAGCCTTTGGTATAGGAGTTAATATATTTATGCAGGGAATGGGGAAGAATGAATCAGATCCTGAGGCCATGTTAAAGCTCTTATATGAAGGAAATAATTCACTTATAAGCATAGTGTCAAAAATATTTCCTACTGCCAAAGTTGCTTCTATATCCTTAGTATCT is from Clostridium thermarum and encodes:
- a CDS encoding spore maturation protein; this encodes MNYIILAIIPIIVGSVTIYGILKGVKVYECFVEGAKDGISICIRIFPYLLAMLVGVGVFRASGVLGYFTALIAPVVKLIGLPSEIVPLIFIKPLSGSGAMGVFTDILKQYGADSAIGIIASIIMGTTETIFYTLTVYYGAVGIKKIRHTLWAAIIADITAIIMAVTLARTLLG
- a CDS encoding ABC transporter ATP-binding protein, producing the protein MIELSNLSKSYNGKVKAVDNLNITINDGEIFGFLGPNGAGKTTTIKMITGIIDKDGGSIKINGIDNSERPLEAKKQFAYVPDSPDMFLRLKGIEYLNFMADIYEVPRENRKSKIEMLAERFEMTNALGDQIQSYSHGMRQKIVIMGALIHEPKVWILDEPLTGLDPKSSYILKEMMREQADSGKTVFFSTHVLDVAEKVCDRVAIINKGKILFCGSIGEMREHFKSNESLEKMFLELTENE
- a CDS encoding nucleoside recognition domain-containing protein, with amino-acid sequence MINYIWFFILACGIIVGLITGKGEAISQSIIKAANSPVELLIGMVGLLCLWCGVMKIAEKSGLTGKLAALMEPVLKKIYKSAGRDKSALGAIVMNLTANMMGLSNAATPFGIKAMEEMQRLNPDKETASDDMALFLVMNAACIQLLPATVISLRAAAGSSNPGMIILPAILATATAALVGVICCKILEKFF